From the Musa acuminata AAA Group cultivar baxijiao chromosome BXJ1-2, Cavendish_Baxijiao_AAA, whole genome shotgun sequence genome, one window contains:
- the LOC135594951 gene encoding histone H2AX-like, whose translation MILTHKSVNNGSTTNIENEKDKFGINRISNWRKVLKVKAYTRFGEGDIVGKYDDRVDANALIYLAAILEYLVAVVLELAGNAARDNKKNRIIPRHIQLAIRNDEELSKLLGTIMIASDGVLPSIH comes from the exons ATGATCTTGACCCATAAAAGTGTGAACAATGGCAGCACTACTAACATTGAGAATGAGAAGGATAAGTTTGGCATCAATAGAATTTCTAATTGGAGAAAGGTCTTGAAAGTCAAGGCCTACACAAGATTTGGCGAAGGTGATATT GTCGGTAAGTATGACGACCGTGTTGACGCCAATGCCCTCATCTACCTTGCAGCCATCCTTGAGTACCTCGTTGCTGTG GTCCTGGAGTTGGCTGGAAATGCAGCGAGGGATAACAAGAAGAATAGGATCATTCCGAGGCACATCCAACTTGCTATCAGAAATGATGAGGAATTGAGCAAGCTCTTGGGAACTATCATGATTGCCAGCGATGGTGTTTTGCCTAGTATCCATTAG
- the LOC135594945 gene encoding probable histone H2AXb encodes MARWWVKSIKKLERRASEGMGPGDDGTVEGREGVDEGGDRVVVGKVADVLNARGEGGEGEGEDEGGGGGVAVLELAGNVARDNKKNRIIPRHIQLTVGNNKEMSKLLRTVTIASYSVLPIIHQTLLPTKAGKEKGDNGSASQEF; translated from the exons ATGGCGAGGTGGTGGGTCAAGTCAATTAAGAAGTTGGAGAGGAGGGCAAGTGAGGGAATGGGACCAGGAGATGATGGTACGGTAGAGGGAAGAGAGGGCGTGGATGAGGGTGGTGATAGAGTTGTTGTAGGAAAGGTGGCAGATGTGCTCAATGCCAGGGGCGagggtggagaaggagaaggggaggacgaGGGGGGAGGTGGAGGGGTAGCG GTCCTGGAGTTGGCTGGAAATGTGGCGAGGGATAACAAGAAGAATAGGATCATTCCGAGGCACATCCAACTTACCGTCGGAAACAATAAGGAAATGAGCAAGCTCTTGAGAACTGTCACGATTGCCAGCTACAGTGTTCTGCCTATTATCCATCAAACCCTCTTGCCCACTAAGGCTGGGAAGGAGAAAGGAGACAATGGATCTGCGTCACAAGAGTTTTAA